The sequence CGCGCCGAGCGCGCTGAACGCGGCGCGCGCCGCGTGCGCGCGCTATTCGGCCTGGCCGGCCAGCGCCGAGACGACGTCGTCGACGACGGCGGCGACGGGCCGGACCGCGTCGACGGTGACGCCGCGCTCGTCGGATTCGAGCGGCTCCAGCGTCGCGAGCTGCGACGCGAGCAGCGAGGGCGGCATGAAATGCCCGGTGCGCTGCGCGGCGCGCTCCTGGATGTGGACGGGGTCCGCGTGCAGATGGACGAAGATCGCGTCGGATGCCTCGTCGCGCAGCTGATCCCGGTACCTCCGGGTGAGCGCGGAACACGCGATGACCGCCCCGCCGTCCGCGGCCGTGAGCGCGCGTCCGCACGCGTGGAGCCAGGGCAGCCGGTCCTCGTCGGTGAGCGGCACGCCCGACCGCATCTTCTCCACCGCGGCCGGCGTGTGCAGATCGTCGGCGTCGATGAACGGCAGCTGCATGGCGTCGGCGAGGCCGCGGCCGATGGTCGACTTGCCGACGGCGGAGACGCCCATGACCACGATGCGGTGCGGCGTCTGCGGCGTCGGCGGTGCGTTCATGGGCAGCTCACAGCCTAGCGGACGGGTCCCGAGCCGCTTCGGCGACGCGAACGAGTACGCTCTGCTCGTGAGCTTCCTCGACATCCTGGCGATCATCGTCGAGGTGCTGTCCTGGGTCGGTCTCGGCATCGGCGTCCCGTTGTTCATCGTCGCGCTCATCCTGCGGGCGGCCGATGGTCGCTGGCACGAGGTCGACGTCGGGATCGTCGAGCGAGGGGCGGGTGAGCCGGTGCTCGCACGCTGGTTCGCCTCGGATGAGCTCCACGAGCGCGAGCTCACCGCCGACGAGCTCGAGGAGGTCGACGATCCCGATTCCGCCACCGCGTACGCCGACTCCACCGGGCGGCTGCGCTTCGACCGGCACAGCGCACCGGCCCGCGTCTTCTGGGTGCTCTCGCTCGTGCTGCTCGGCGTCGGCGTCGTCGCGCTCGCTGGCACGATCGTGCTCATGCTGGTCATGGGCTGAGCCTCGGCCCGAGGTATCCGCTCAGCCCGAGGCATCCGCTCGGCCCGAGGTATCGCTCGGCCCGAGGCATCCGCTCGGCCCGAGGCATCCGCTCGTCAGCCGCCGGGCGCGAGTTCGCGGGCGCGCATGGACCAGAGCGCGGCGCCGCCCAGCGCCGCGCCGATCGCGATCATCACGATGCCGCCGGTCCAGTCGGCGTCATCGCTGCCCGGCACGGGGGAGTGCGTGAAGGGCGACAGGTCGGTGACCCAATCGGGCAACTGCAGGATGGGCCCGAAGATCCCGACGATCGCGGCCAGGCCGACGAGCGTCCAGCCGAGGGGGATGGTCGCGTGCGGCAGCACGACGAAGACGAGCAGCGTCGCCCCGAGGAACACCAGGCAGGCGGGCAGTTGTGCCGCGGACGCCTCCAGGACGTTCGGAATCAGCGTTGCGGGATCGTCGGTGCGCGCTGCGCCGACGACGCCCGCGAGACCCGCGGCGGCGAGGACGGTGACGATCACGACGGCGCCGACGATCCAGTACTCGGCGAGCCAGCGCACGCGGGGGACCGGCGTGCCGAGCAGGAGCTCGGCGGTGCCGGTCGCCTCCTCCTGCCGCGCGCGCATCCCGACCTGGACGGCGCAGCACGCCGCGAGTACGCCGACGAGGCCGTAGAAGGTTGCGATGAACGCCTGCTCGATCGAGGCGTCGTCGCCGATGGCCTGCCGCAGTCGGTCGACCAGCTGCGGCGCGGCGCCGCCGACATCGCCGACGATCGACGAGAGCGTCGTCGCCAGGAGGCCGGTGGCCGCTCCGCCGACGGCCCACGCGACCAGGGTCGGCACCGTGAGTCGCCAGACGAGGCCGAACGAGCTCGAGAGCGTCCAGCGCGCCGCGGCGCGGCCCTGCCGCCCCGGCAACAGGCTGGCGCCCTGGTCGCGGATCGCCTGCAGCGCGAAGACCCCCGCCACGGCCAGCACGGCCAACGCGAGCGGAACGAGGAGCGGGCGCAGATCGTTCTCGACGAACGCGCCGGTGAACTGGCCGTACCCGATCGGCGAGAGCCAGCTCGGCCACGCGGGGCTCACGTGCACAAGGTCGTCGGCGGGCGTGCCGGCCGCGTCGCCGATGCCGCGCAGCAGGTAGGCGGCGAGCACGACCGCGACGCCCGCGCCGTTCGCCCCGCGCGACGTGCGGAACAGCTGCGCGAGGACGAGCCCGATGCCGAGGAACGCGAGCCCGCAGGCGGCGAGCGCCGCGCCCGCGACGAACGATCCCGCCGCGTCGAGGCCCGCGAGGATCCAGGCGACCGCGACGAAGAGCCCGAGTGCGAGATTCGCGAGGACGCCGTGGGCGACGGTCGCCACGGTCGGCAGCGCCCGGCCCGCGGGCGTGGACGCGACGAGCTCGGCGCGCCCCTGCTCCTCCTCGGTGCGCGTGTGCCGCACGGCGAGGAACGTGCTCATGAGCCCACCCATGAGCGCGAGCCACGCGAAGAGCAGGAAGAACACGAACGCGCCGTCATCGACCCCGTTCGGCGTGCCGCGGAACACCAGGATCGTGCGGCTCGCGATCGCGACCCCGAGGATCTGCTCGCGCTCGGTCCGGTCGGCGAACGCGTCGAACACCGCGCTCGTCGCGGCGTACGCGAGCACGCCGATCCCGACGCACCAGAGGGCGAGCTGCAGCCGGTCGCGGCGGAAGCGCTGACCCAGCAGGACGAGCAGCTCGCTCACGCGCGGGCCTCCTCCGAGGTGGGCGAGGTGGGCGAGGCGGGCGGCGTGGGCGAGGCGGGCGAGGCGGATGCCTCGGGCGGACCGGGTGCCGCGTGCCGGCCGTGACCGGACCCTCGCCGGCCGGGCCGGCCCTCGCCGCCGCCCGAAGCGGCCCCGGCGTCCGCGCCCTCATCGCCGTAGTGCCGCAGGAACAACTCCTCCAGCGACGGCGGCGCGACGGTCAGCCCCTGGACCCCGAGCTGCGCGAGCACGGGCAGCACCCGCACCACCGCGTCGCTGTCGACCGTGAAGCTGACCTGCCCGTGCTCGACCACGAGGTCGTGCGCGGCCTCGATCCCCTCGATCGCGGCCTCCTGGCCGGGCTGGTGCACGAACGTCACCTGCGTGCGCGTGAGGTGTCTGAGTTCGGCGAGTGTCCCGGACTCCACGGTGCGTCCCGCGCGGATGATGCTCACGCGGTCGCAGAGCACCTCGACCTCGGAGAGGATGTGGCTCGACAGCAGCACCGTGGCGCCGTCGTCGGCGACCCGGGCGATCTCGCGGTTGAAGATCTGTTCCATGAGCGGGTCGAGGCCGCTCGTCGGCTCGTCGAGCAGGTACAGCTCGCACGGCGTCGCGAAGGCGGCGACCAGCGCGACCTTCTGCCGGTTGCCCTTGGAATACGCGCGTCCTTTCTTGCGTGGATCGAGCTGGAACGCCTCGATGAGCCGCGCCTTCCGTTCGCGATATGCCGCGCCATCGGCGGTTCCACCGCGTAACCGGCTCAGCAGGTCGATCGCCTCGCCGCCCGAGAGGTTGGGCCAGAGGCTCACGTCACCGGGCACATATGCGAGCCGCCGATGCAGGCTCGACGCCTCACGCCACGGGTCGCGCCCGAACAGCTCGACCTCGCCGGCCGAGGCGCGCGCGAGGCCCAGCAGGATGCGCAGTGTCGTCGACTTGCCTGCGCCGTTCGGGCCGAGGAAGCCGTGCACCTCGCCGGTGGTCACGGCCAGGTCGAGGCCGTCCAATGCGGTGGTGCGCCCGAAGTGCTTGCGGAGCCGCCGAGTGCGGATCACATCCGTCATGATCGGACGCTACGCCCGCGGAGGCGGATTGTGAAGAGCCCTCGCCTTGGACGCCCCTACTCGAGCGCGGCGAACTTCTCGATGTCGCCCTCGGTGCCCGAGACGATGATCAGATCGTGGTTCGACACCACCGTCTTCTCGGTGGCGTACGTGAACGGCTTACCGGGACTCTTCACCCCGACGACGGTCACACGGTGCTTGGAGCGCACGCCCGACTCGGTGAGGTTCTTGCCCCGGATCGGCTTCGGCGGGTACATCTTCACGAGCGCGAAGTCGTCGTCGAACTCGATGAAGTCGAGCATGCGGCCGCTCACGAG is a genomic window of Agromyces protaetiae containing:
- a CDS encoding ABC transporter permease; protein product: MSELLVLLGQRFRRDRLQLALWCVGIGVLAYAATSAVFDAFADRTEREQILGVAIASRTILVFRGTPNGVDDGAFVFFLLFAWLALMGGLMSTFLAVRHTRTEEEQGRAELVASTPAGRALPTVATVAHGVLANLALGLFVAVAWILAGLDAAGSFVAGAALAACGLAFLGIGLVLAQLFRTSRGANGAGVAVVLAAYLLRGIGDAAGTPADDLVHVSPAWPSWLSPIGYGQFTGAFVENDLRPLLVPLALAVLAVAGVFALQAIRDQGASLLPGRQGRAAARWTLSSSFGLVWRLTVPTLVAWAVGGAATGLLATTLSSIVGDVGGAAPQLVDRLRQAIGDDASIEQAFIATFYGLVGVLAACCAVQVGMRARQEEATGTAELLLGTPVPRVRWLAEYWIVGAVVIVTVLAAAGLAGVVGAARTDDPATLIPNVLEASAAQLPACLVFLGATLLVFVVLPHATIPLGWTLVGLAAIVGIFGPILQLPDWVTDLSPFTHSPVPGSDDADWTGGIVMIAIGAALGGAALWSMRARELAPGG
- a CDS encoding gluconokinase, whose amino-acid sequence is MNAPPTPQTPHRIVVMGVSAVGKSTIGRGLADAMQLPFIDADDLHTPAAVEKMRSGVPLTDEDRLPWLHACGRALTAADGGAVIACSALTRRYRDQLRDEASDAIFVHLHADPVHIQERAAQRTGHFMPPSLLASQLATLEPLESDERGVTVDAVRPVAAVVDDVVSALAGQAE
- a CDS encoding ABC transporter ATP-binding protein — its product is MTDVIRTRRLRKHFGRTTALDGLDLAVTTGEVHGFLGPNGAGKSTTLRILLGLARASAGEVELFGRDPWREASSLHRRLAYVPGDVSLWPNLSGGEAIDLLSRLRGGTADGAAYRERKARLIEAFQLDPRKKGRAYSKGNRQKVALVAAFATPCELYLLDEPTSGLDPLMEQIFNREIARVADDGATVLLSSHILSEVEVLCDRVSIIRAGRTVESGTLAELRHLTRTQVTFVHQPGQEAAIEGIEAAHDLVVEHGQVSFTVDSDAVVRVLPVLAQLGVQGLTVAPPSLEELFLRHYGDEGADAGAASGGGEGRPGRRGSGHGRHAAPGPPEASASPASPTPPASPTSPTSEEARA